A DNA window from Desulfovibrionales bacterium contains the following coding sequences:
- a CDS encoding 4Fe-4S dicluster domain-containing protein: MSPVKRKLFNLDQYQVPRGKVQIISERCKGCGLCLEYCPNKVLAWSTDYNFKGYRYPVIEETEEKYCISCRFCEEVCPDFAIYVIDKKEQG, from the coding sequence ATGTCCCCGGTAAAACGCAAGTTATTCAACCTGGATCAATATCAGGTCCCCCGCGGCAAGGTGCAGATCATTTCCGAACGCTGCAAGGGCTGTGGCCTCTGCCTTGAGTACTGTCCGAATAAGGTCCTGGCCTGGTCAACGGACTACAACTTCAAAGGCTACCGTTATCCGGTGATCGAAGAGACAGAAGAGAAATATTGCATATCCTGCCGTTTCTGCGAAGAGGTATGCCCGGATTTCGCTATCTATGTAATCGACAAAAAGGAGCAGGGATAA